From a region of the Mycobacterium intracellulare ATCC 13950 genome:
- a CDS encoding VOC family protein — protein MTTTQEPSLHHVVFAVAPERHAAVTQMFSDLGFVFEPLQLVELGLDIHLDWNRGIELISPIPGSTGEVAVSVTEFLERHGDGVFTVVIGVPEASRADAVAERYGATTRFRQRMEGEGTFLDENDVSILGLPLTFLATNIP, from the coding sequence ATGACGACAACACAAGAACCCTCGCTCCATCACGTCGTGTTCGCCGTGGCACCGGAACGACATGCGGCCGTGACCCAGATGTTCAGCGATCTGGGGTTCGTCTTCGAGCCGCTGCAGCTGGTGGAGCTCGGTCTGGACATTCACCTCGACTGGAATCGGGGCATCGAGCTGATCAGCCCGATCCCGGGATCGACCGGGGAGGTCGCCGTTTCGGTGACCGAGTTCCTCGAGCGCCACGGCGACGGCGTGTTCACCGTGGTCATCGGGGTCCCGGAAGCTTCCAGGGCCGACGCCGTCGCCGAGCGCTACGGTGCGACAACGCGTTTCCGGCAACGCATGGAGGGCGAGGGCACCTTTCTCGACGAAAACGACGTGTCGATCC
- a CDS encoding NAD(P)H-dependent amine dehydrogenase family protein yields the protein MTYRVVQWTTGNVGKSSVRAIAANATLELVGCYAFSPEKAGRDVGELCGIEPLNIKATNDIEALLALKPDCVVYNPMFADVDELVRILKAGINVVGTAEFITGHFLGAGRERIAEACEAGGSSIFGTGINPGFVQLFTIVSAGLSERVDKVSVLESFDTTIYNSPATEIPMGFGYPIDRPDLPAVTEKGSGIFRDGVLLLADALGVELDEVRCEAEYAQTTEDLHLPGDWTIATGCVAGIHVRWKGIVAGREVIEIGGQWRKGQALEPDWPLDMGYTVEVQGRPTIKTTLSFLPPPDFEGTTLDDYIMLGLTITAVPAITAIPAVVAAPPGIVTYNDLPLLLPRGVLTT from the coding sequence GTGACCTATCGGGTCGTCCAATGGACGACCGGTAACGTCGGCAAGAGCTCGGTCCGGGCGATCGCCGCGAACGCGACGCTGGAGCTGGTCGGATGCTATGCCTTCTCGCCGGAGAAGGCAGGGCGCGACGTCGGCGAGCTGTGCGGGATCGAGCCACTGAATATCAAGGCCACCAACGACATCGAGGCGCTGCTCGCGCTCAAGCCGGACTGCGTGGTCTACAACCCGATGTTCGCCGACGTCGACGAGCTGGTCCGCATCCTCAAGGCCGGCATCAATGTGGTGGGCACCGCCGAGTTCATCACCGGCCACTTTCTCGGCGCGGGACGCGAGCGCATCGCCGAGGCCTGCGAGGCGGGCGGATCGAGCATCTTCGGCACCGGCATCAACCCAGGCTTCGTCCAACTGTTCACCATCGTGTCGGCGGGACTTTCGGAGCGGGTGGACAAGGTGTCGGTGCTGGAGTCCTTTGATACCACGATCTACAACTCGCCGGCGACCGAAATCCCTATGGGCTTCGGCTATCCCATCGACCGTCCGGACCTGCCGGCTGTCACCGAGAAAGGATCCGGCATCTTCCGCGACGGCGTGTTGCTGCTCGCCGACGCCCTCGGCGTCGAGCTCGACGAGGTCCGTTGTGAAGCCGAGTACGCCCAGACCACAGAGGATCTGCACCTGCCCGGGGACTGGACCATCGCGACGGGCTGCGTGGCGGGCATCCACGTTCGCTGGAAAGGGATTGTTGCCGGCCGAGAGGTCATCGAAATCGGCGGGCAATGGCGGAAGGGGCAAGCGCTGGAACCGGATTGGCCGCTGGACATGGGCTACACCGTCGAGGTGCAGGGCCGACCGACGATCAAGACCACGCTGAGCTTCCTGCCACCGCCGGACTTCGAGGGCACCACCTTGGACGACTACATCATGTTGGGCCTCACTATCACCGCCGTGCCGGCGATCACTGCGATACCCGCCGTCGTCGCCGCACCTCCCGGCATCGTCACCTACAACGACCTGCCCCTGCTACTTCCCCGCGGAGTCCTGACGACATGA